The Flaviramulus sp. BrNp1-15 genome has a window encoding:
- a CDS encoding ribonucleotide-diphosphate reductase subunit beta: MEITQIIKRDYETSPFVLNKISNAIEKAMLSVGNGTKEDANTISVNVLQALLERKAKDYNYLPTVEEVQDLVEDKLMSSAFHDVAKAYILYRDEQARNRKTNIFEKRINLKPYEYPELNEYVDAIRHSYWIHSEFNFTSDIQDFKTRLTIVEQNAIKNTMLAISQIEVAVKSFWGDIYHKMPKPEIGSVGATFAESEVRHHDAYSHLLEILGLNNEFKNLKKKPVIMRRVHYLETALKNAKSDDNKEYAESILLFSLFIEHVSLFSQFLIIMAFNKHKNMLKGVSNVVEATSKEEQIHGDFGIDIIRIIKNENPTWFDEEHSVLVKELCEEAFKSESKLIDWIFEAGELDFLPKNVINEFIKNRFNNSLESIGIDKVFDVDETLIEQTEWFDDEIIGTKHGDFFVKRSINYSKRTKSITSDDLF; this comes from the coding sequence ATGGAGATTACGCAGATTATAAAAAGAGATTACGAAACAAGCCCGTTTGTTTTGAATAAAATTTCAAATGCTATTGAAAAAGCAATGCTTTCTGTTGGAAACGGAACCAAAGAAGATGCGAATACAATTTCTGTAAATGTTTTGCAAGCATTGCTAGAAAGAAAAGCCAAAGATTATAACTATTTACCAACCGTAGAAGAGGTACAAGATCTTGTTGAAGATAAATTAATGAGTAGTGCATTTCACGATGTGGCAAAAGCTTATATTTTATATAGAGACGAACAAGCAAGAAATAGAAAAACAAATATTTTTGAAAAGCGTATAAATTTAAAGCCTTACGAGTATCCTGAATTAAACGAGTATGTAGATGCTATTAGGCATTCATACTGGATTCATTCAGAATTCAACTTCACTAGCGATATTCAAGATTTTAAAACAAGACTTACTATTGTAGAGCAAAATGCGATTAAAAACACCATGTTAGCTATTTCGCAAATTGAGGTAGCAGTAAAATCTTTTTGGGGAGACATTTATCATAAAATGCCAAAACCAGAAATAGGATCGGTAGGCGCAACATTTGCAGAAAGTGAAGTACGCCATCATGATGCATATTCACATTTATTAGAAATTTTAGGGTTAAATAACGAGTTTAAAAACTTAAAAAAGAAACCCGTAATAATGAGGCGTGTACATTATTTAGAAACCGCTTTAAAAAACGCTAAAAGTGATGATAATAAAGAGTACGCAGAATCAATTTTATTATTCTCACTCTTTATAGAGCATGTGTCATTATTTTCTCAGTTTTTAATAATTATGGCTTTTAATAAGCATAAAAATATGCTTAAAGGCGTATCTAATGTAGTTGAAGCTACTTCAAAAGAAGAGCAAATACATGGAGATTTTGGAATAGATATTATTAGAATTATAAAAAATGAAAACCCGACGTGGTTTGATGAAGAGCATAGCGTTTTAGTGAAAGAGTTGTGTGAAGAAGCTTTTAAATCTGAAAGTAAACTTATCGATTGGATTTTTGAAGCTGGCGAGCTAGACTTTTTACCAAAAAATGTAATCAATGAATTTATAAAAAACAGATTCAATAATTCATTAGAAAGTATTGGTATTGATAAAGTATTTGATGTTGATGAAACATTAATAGAACAAACCGAATGGTTTGACGATGAAATAATAGGAACTAAACACGGAGATTTTTTCGTGAAACGATCCATTAACTACAGCAAAAGAACTAAAAGTATAACCAGTGATGACCTATTTTAA
- a CDS encoding MarC family protein yields the protein MEFNIKEIFTAFMVLFAVIDIVGNIPIVIDLRKKVGHIQSEKASIIAGVILIVFLFLGKSILNLIGIDVNSFAVAGSFILFFIALEMILGITLYKQEEQDSMSATVFPLAFPLIAGPGSLTTLLSLRAEFRTENIIVAVLMNVIIIFIVLKTSTKIEKLIGQNGINIIRKVFGVVLLAIAVKLFAHNIKALF from the coding sequence ATGGAGTTTAATATTAAAGAAATATTCACAGCTTTTATGGTGTTGTTTGCAGTTATAGATATTGTTGGCAACATTCCTATTGTAATAGATTTACGTAAAAAAGTAGGGCATATACAAAGTGAAAAAGCTTCAATAATTGCTGGAGTTATTTTGATTGTTTTCTTGTTTTTAGGAAAAAGCATTTTAAATCTCATTGGTATTGACGTTAATTCGTTTGCTGTAGCTGGTTCATTTATTTTATTTTTTATTGCCTTAGAAATGATTTTAGGCATTACTCTTTATAAACAGGAAGAACAAGATTCTATGAGCGCCACGGTTTTTCCTTTAGCCTTTCCTCTTATTGCTGGTCCGGGAAGTTTAACTACCTTACTATCGTTAAGAGCAGAATTTAGAACCGAAAATATTATAGTTGCTGTTTTAATGAATGTTATTATTATTTTTATAGTGCTTAAAACATCCACTAAAATTGAAAAGCTTATCGGTCAGAACGGGATTAATATCATTCGTAAAGTTTTTGGTGTGGTTTTGTTAGCCATTGCCGTAAAACTATTTGCTCATAATATTAAGGCTCTTTTTTAG
- a CDS encoding ribonucleoside-diphosphate reductase subunit alpha: MNKNTANQNLEKSLNQEATKTPNYDDLIKARKEARKEIYKEPEIKWLTEHSRKFLSSGYLTEGTEPEERIREIADRAEAILKIDGFADKFYGYMAEGYYSLASPVWSNFGKKRGLPISCFGSHISDDMGDILYTQSEVGMMSKLGGGTSGYFGKLRHRGAPVKNNGESSGAVHIMQLFEKMVDVVSQGSVRRGRFSPYLPIDHNDIHEFLEIGTEGNPIQELTHGVTVGNEWMQEMIDGDADKRAIWAKVLQRRGEIGYPYIFFRDNANNNAADVYQDKKHEIYASNLCSEIMLPTNERWSFVCVLSSINLLHYDKWKDTDAVETMIYFLDAVLEEFVTKLEVYRDSPDRDDQQTFLFMEKAYNFAKENRALGMGALGWHSLLQSKMLGFDSQEAFNLNSEIFKTIKEKSVKASEELAKLFGEPEVLKGYGRRNATLNAVAPTTSSAFILGQVSQGIEPIWSNSYVKDIAKIKTTIKNPFLVNLLEEKGLNTTEIWKSIRDYDGSVQHLEELTDHEKDVFKTYSEIDQMAIIYQAANRQNHIDQGQSINIMVHPDMPVKDINKIYVTAWKLGVKSLYYQHSMNAAQKFKQKKECTSCEG, from the coding sequence ATGAACAAAAACACCGCTAACCAGAACCTTGAAAAAAGCTTAAACCAAGAAGCAACAAAAACCCCTAACTACGACGACTTAATTAAAGCTAGAAAAGAAGCTAGAAAAGAAATTTACAAAGAACCAGAAATAAAATGGTTAACAGAACACAGTCGTAAATTTTTATCTTCAGGCTACCTAACAGAAGGTACAGAGCCAGAAGAAAGAATTAGAGAAATTGCAGATAGAGCTGAAGCAATTTTAAAGATTGATGGTTTTGCTGATAAGTTTTATGGCTATATGGCCGAAGGTTATTATTCATTAGCATCACCTGTTTGGTCTAATTTTGGAAAAAAACGTGGTTTGCCAATTAGCTGTTTTGGGTCGCACATTTCTGATGATATGGGAGATATCCTTTATACACAATCAGAAGTTGGAATGATGTCTAAATTAGGAGGTGGTACTTCTGGTTATTTTGGTAAACTTCGTCATAGAGGCGCACCGGTTAAAAACAACGGTGAATCTTCAGGTGCTGTTCATATCATGCAACTTTTTGAAAAAATGGTTGATGTTGTAAGTCAAGGTTCTGTTAGAAGAGGTCGTTTTTCTCCATATTTACCTATAGATCATAACGATATTCATGAGTTTTTAGAAATTGGTACAGAGGGTAATCCAATACAAGAGTTAACTCACGGTGTAACTGTTGGAAACGAATGGATGCAGGAAATGATAGATGGCGATGCAGATAAAAGAGCAATTTGGGCTAAAGTTTTACAACGTAGAGGAGAAATAGGTTATCCATATATTTTCTTTAGAGATAATGCGAACAATAACGCTGCAGATGTTTATCAAGATAAAAAACATGAAATTTATGCAAGTAATTTGTGTAGTGAAATTATGCTTCCAACAAATGAAAGATGGTCGTTTGTATGTGTATTATCATCAATAAACTTATTGCACTACGATAAATGGAAAGATACCGATGCGGTAGAAACCATGATATACTTTTTAGATGCTGTTTTAGAAGAATTTGTTACAAAATTAGAAGTTTACAGAGATTCACCAGATCGTGATGACCAGCAAACATTCCTATTCATGGAAAAGGCCTATAATTTTGCTAAAGAAAATAGAGCATTAGGTATGGGCGCATTAGGATGGCACTCATTATTACAGTCTAAAATGTTAGGCTTTGATAGTCAGGAAGCATTCAATCTTAATAGTGAGATATTTAAAACTATAAAAGAAAAATCTGTTAAAGCATCAGAAGAATTAGCTAAGTTATTTGGAGAGCCAGAAGTTTTAAAAGGTTATGGAAGACGTAATGCTACATTAAACGCTGTAGCACCAACAACATCATCTGCTTTTATTCTAGGACAAGTATCTCAAGGTATTGAGCCAATTTGGTCTAACAGTTATGTAAAAGATATAGCTAAAATAAAGACCACTATTAAGAATCCATTTTTAGTTAACCTTTTAGAAGAAAAAGGATTAAATACTACTGAAATTTGGAAGAGTATTAGAGATTATGATGGATCTGTACAACATTTAGAGGAGTTAACAGATCACGAAAAAGATGTGTTTAAAACATATTCTGAAATAGATCAAATGGCTATTATTTATCAAGCCGCAAACAGACAAAACCATATAGACCAAGGACAGTCTATAAATATTATGGTTCACCCAGATATGCCAGTAAAAGACATCAACAAAATTTACGTTACAGCTTGGAAGCTTGGAGTAAAATCATTGTACTATCAACATAGTATGAATGCCGCTCAAAAGTTTAAACAAAAGAAAGAGTGTACAAGTTGCGAAGGTTAA
- a CDS encoding inorganic phosphate transporter, which translates to MDNIYLLMLIAIAVLAVADIVVGVSNDAINFLNSAIGSKAISMRTIMIVASLGIFVGAVFSSGMMEVARKGIFVPGQFYFDEIMMIFMAVMITDILLLDFFNTIGLPTSTTVSIVFNLLGAAVVMSLIKISGTDEHTFADLGSYINTKKAIEIIRGIIMSVFIAFTVGALVQWVSRLIFTFHYEKKIKNFGAIFGGVALTAITYFIFLKGLKGTPYYNDLKDLVEGNELYIIIVSFIIWTLFSFAFQKITKKSVLVVVIAIGTFGLALAFSGNDLVNFIGVPMAAYHSFEAWTNSGLDASVFSMEVLSKKVPAEPLLLFISGAIMVVTLLLSKKARTVAETEISLSRQNDTHEKFEPNVISRGIVKGTSWLADAVNTIIPKATQDRISGSFEKPNVIITKDQSIDAPAFDMIRASVNLMVAGVLIAIATSMKLPLSTTYVTFMVAMGTSFADRAWGKESAVYRVAGVLNVIGGWFGTAIGAFIAAGVVVYLINWNKEVMIPILLLLTIAILIRNYLTHKKSSKTTIDEDSLTYAESSSVQGVIHESAGNIANVVKRGNKIYTNAINGLAKQDLQLLKKNKKQVDKLSQEVDKLRDNIFYFIKNLDESSVSASGFYINILGYLQDMAQSLEYISKVSHKHINNNHKKLKFNQIKELKEVDNKIEILFNDTKAAFDSRSFEQIGAIINEKTEVYDLVKEKIQKQVTRTRTEESSPKNTTLYFGILLETKDLLNATMNLLEEYHNAHDSSVEPAKINTEEE; encoded by the coding sequence ATGGATAATATTTACTTATTAATGTTAATCGCCATTGCAGTTTTAGCTGTTGCTGATATTGTAGTAGGTGTTAGTAACGACGCTATTAACTTCTTAAATTCAGCAATAGGATCAAAAGCTATTTCTATGCGAACTATTATGATAGTTGCTAGTTTAGGTATTTTTGTTGGAGCAGTTTTTTCTAGCGGAATGATGGAAGTGGCACGAAAAGGAATTTTTGTTCCTGGACAATTCTATTTTGATGAAATCATGATGATTTTTATGGCTGTAATGATTACAGACATATTACTGCTTGATTTCTTTAACACTATAGGCTTACCAACTTCAACTACTGTTTCAATTGTATTTAATTTATTAGGTGCTGCTGTTGTAATGTCTTTAATTAAAATTAGTGGTACAGACGAACATACATTTGCAGACTTAGGAAGCTATATTAACACTAAAAAAGCTATTGAAATTATTAGAGGTATTATAATGTCTGTTTTTATAGCCTTTACAGTAGGTGCTCTTGTACAGTGGGTATCTCGTTTAATTTTTACGTTTCATTATGAAAAGAAAATTAAAAATTTCGGAGCTATTTTTGGAGGTGTTGCGCTAACAGCCATTACTTATTTTATCTTCTTAAAAGGATTAAAAGGTACACCTTATTATAACGATTTAAAAGATTTAGTTGAAGGCAATGAGTTATATATAATAATTGTAAGCTTTATTATCTGGACTTTATTTTCATTCGCTTTCCAAAAAATCACAAAAAAAAGCGTTCTTGTAGTTGTAATTGCTATTGGAACTTTTGGTTTAGCTCTTGCCTTTTCTGGTAATGATTTAGTTAACTTCATTGGGGTACCAATGGCTGCTTATCATTCATTTGAAGCATGGACTAATTCAGGTCTTGATGCATCTGTGTTTTCAATGGAGGTATTAAGTAAAAAAGTACCAGCAGAACCTTTATTACTATTTATTTCTGGTGCAATAATGGTAGTAACTTTATTGCTTTCTAAAAAGGCTAGAACGGTAGCTGAAACAGAAATTAGTTTATCGCGCCAAAACGATACACATGAGAAGTTTGAACCTAACGTAATATCTAGAGGTATTGTAAAAGGCACTTCATGGTTAGCAGATGCTGTAAATACAATTATTCCTAAAGCTACACAAGATAGAATTTCTGGGAGTTTTGAAAAACCAAATGTTATAATCACTAAAGACCAAAGTATTGATGCTCCAGCTTTTGATATGATTAGAGCATCAGTAAATTTAATGGTAGCAGGTGTATTAATTGCAATTGCAACATCAATGAAACTACCATTATCTACTACTTATGTTACTTTTATGGTAGCTATGGGTACCTCTTTTGCAGATCGTGCTTGGGGTAAAGAAAGTGCTGTTTACAGAGTTGCTGGTGTATTAAATGTTATTGGTGGTTGGTTTGGTACTGCTATTGGTGCTTTTATTGCGGCAGGTGTGGTTGTTTATTTAATAAACTGGAATAAAGAAGTTATGATTCCTATCTTATTATTATTAACAATTGCTATATTAATTAGAAATTACTTGACACACAAAAAGAGTTCAAAAACTACAATTGATGAAGATAGTTTAACATATGCTGAAAGTAGCTCTGTTCAAGGTGTAATTCATGAAAGTGCTGGTAATATTGCTAATGTTGTAAAACGAGGTAACAAAATCTACACCAATGCAATTAATGGTTTAGCAAAACAAGATTTACAATTACTTAAAAAGAATAAGAAACAAGTTGATAAACTATCTCAAGAAGTTGATAAATTACGTGATAATATATTCTATTTTATTAAGAATTTAGATGAATCTAGCGTTAGTGCAAGTGGTTTTTATATCAATATTTTAGGGTACTTACAAGACATGGCACAATCATTAGAATATATTTCTAAAGTTAGCCATAAACATATAAACAATAATCATAAGAAGCTTAAATTCAATCAAATTAAAGAATTAAAAGAGGTTGACAATAAGATTGAAATATTGTTTAATGACACAAAAGCAGCTTTTGATTCTAGATCTTTCGAACAAATTGGAGCCATTATAAACGAAAAAACTGAAGTTTATGATTTGGTTAAAGAAAAAATACAAAAGCAAGTTACACGAACAAGAACTGAAGAATCGAGTCCTAAAAACACAACATTATACTTTGGTATATTATTAGAGACTAAAGATTTACTAAATGCAACTATGAATCTTTTAGAAGAATATCATAATGCTCATGACAGTTCTGTAGAGCCTGCTAAGATTAATACAGAAGAAGAGTAA
- a CDS encoding porin produces the protein MKIKITLVAIFLFAINITSAQEISDTSFGKGLINFVAKDSSFSVKFAPRFQVRSISSWNHDGDQYGSPEHNFIVRRARLKFDGFAYSPKLKYKIELGLSNRDISGANQFNRNTPRYILDAVIMWNFAKNWELWAGQTKLPGNVERVVSSANLQLIDRSLLNSRFNIDRDLGVQLRHKSNLGGDFLMREKFAISQGEGRNVTEGNEGGLQYTARLEFLPLGAFKSKGDYSQSDLKREESPKLMLGFTYNYNQNAVRERGFAGDYMIRTDGSLYETDQTTIFADAMFKYNGFSFMGEYAKRTANDEIATELDGVTPTGDIVLTGNAINLQAGYLFNTNYEIAARFTTVDYETITNTLPRKQYTLGVNKFIVGHKLKVQSDLSYTTLNGNDNNITFRLGFDIHF, from the coding sequence ATGAAAATTAAAATTACTCTAGTAGCAATTTTTTTATTTGCTATTAACATTACGTCTGCTCAAGAAATCAGTGACACTTCTTTTGGAAAAGGTTTAATAAATTTTGTTGCTAAGGACAGTTCCTTTAGCGTCAAATTTGCACCACGTTTTCAAGTTCGTTCCATTTCATCCTGGAATCATGATGGAGATCAATATGGTAGTCCAGAACACAATTTTATAGTACGTCGTGCACGTTTAAAATTTGATGGATTTGCTTATAGCCCAAAATTAAAATATAAAATAGAATTAGGTCTTTCTAATAGAGATATTTCTGGAGCTAATCAATTTAATAGAAACACGCCTCGATATATTCTTGATGCGGTTATTATGTGGAATTTTGCTAAAAACTGGGAACTTTGGGCAGGACAAACTAAACTTCCTGGTAATGTAGAGCGTGTAGTTTCTTCTGCAAACCTTCAATTAATAGATCGCTCGTTATTAAATAGTCGTTTTAATATAGATCGAGATTTAGGTGTTCAATTACGTCATAAATCTAATTTAGGAGGTGATTTTTTAATGCGAGAGAAATTTGCAATCTCTCAAGGAGAAGGTCGCAATGTTACCGAAGGTAACGAAGGCGGGTTACAATATACAGCACGATTAGAATTTTTACCTTTAGGTGCTTTTAAATCAAAAGGAGACTATAGTCAATCAGATTTAAAACGCGAAGAAAGTCCAAAACTAATGCTTGGTTTTACATATAATTATAATCAAAATGCTGTTCGCGAAAGAGGATTTGCAGGAGATTATATGATTAGAACCGATGGTTCTCTGTATGAAACAGACCAAACAACTATTTTTGCAGATGCCATGTTTAAATACAATGGGTTTTCATTTATGGGTGAATATGCTAAACGTACAGCTAATGATGAAATTGCAACAGAGTTAGATGGTGTAACACCAACTGGAGATATTGTTTTAACAGGTAATGCTATAAATTTGCAAGCAGGTTATTTATTTAATACAAATTACGAAATTGCTGCTCGTTTTACAACTGTTGATTATGAAACTATAACAAACACCTTACCAAGAAAACAATATACATTAGGGGTAAATAAATTTATTGTTGGCCATAAATTAAAAGTACAAAGTGACTTAAGTTACACTACATTAAATGGAAATGATAATAATATTACCTTTAGATTAGGATTTGATATTCATTTCTAA
- a CDS encoding FAD-dependent oxidoreductase yields MFDALIVGGGAAGLSCALVLGSAKNKPFAKDKKIGIIVHQKTSHLQTALFNNVLGLEPGTTGKSILQSGKEQLASLYPHVEQIDHEKVLEISKTEDLFTIKTNKTIFTSKLVVIAVGYTNLMTIKGLEHYIEPHPRAAVEKDRIWLKNTDHVIENNLYVAGTLAGWRSQFAIASGSGAHVATDILTLWNGGKHTKVHDKIE; encoded by the coding sequence ATGTTTGATGCTTTAATAGTTGGTGGAGGCGCCGCAGGACTATCTTGTGCATTAGTTTTAGGTTCTGCAAAAAACAAACCTTTTGCAAAAGATAAAAAGATAGGTATTATTGTGCATCAAAAAACATCGCATTTACAAACTGCTCTTTTTAATAATGTTTTAGGTTTAGAGCCTGGAACAACAGGCAAATCCATTTTACAAAGCGGTAAAGAACAATTAGCTTCTTTATATCCCCATGTTGAGCAAATAGACCATGAAAAGGTTTTAGAAATCTCTAAAACTGAAGATTTGTTTACTATTAAAACCAATAAAACTATTTTCACATCTAAACTTGTTGTGATTGCTGTGGGCTATACCAATTTAATGACCATTAAAGGTTTAGAACACTACATTGAACCGCACCCAAGAGCTGCTGTAGAAAAAGATCGTATTTGGTTAAAAAATACTGACCATGTTATTGAAAATAACCTTTATGTTGCTGGAACACTTGCGGGTTGGCGAAGTCAATTTGCTATTGCTTCTGGTAGTGGTGCACATGTTGCTACCGATATTTTAACCCTTTGGAATGGTGGGAAGCACACTAAGGTGCATGATAAGATTGAGTGA
- a CDS encoding DUF3109 family protein, giving the protein MFQLGKTIVSEDILEKDFVCNLSACKGACCIDGDAGAPLDKDETKILEDIYPKVKPFLRQEGIDAIEAQGTFITTEDGEFETPLINGADCAYVIFDDKNVALCAIEEAYNQGKVTWKKPLSCHLYPIRVQNYTEFSAVNYHKWQICDDACTLGEELGVPVYKFVKEALIRKFGEDWYAELEAVASSKK; this is encoded by the coding sequence ATGTTTCAATTAGGAAAAACAATAGTTTCTGAAGATATATTAGAAAAAGACTTTGTGTGCAATCTGTCTGCATGTAAAGGCGCTTGTTGTATTGATGGAGATGCAGGCGCACCACTGGATAAAGATGAAACTAAAATTCTTGAAGACATTTACCCAAAAGTAAAACCTTTTTTAAGACAAGAAGGTATTGATGCTATTGAAGCACAAGGGACTTTTATAACAACTGAGGATGGTGAATTTGAAACGCCTTTAATAAATGGAGCCGATTGTGCTTATGTGATTTTTGATGATAAAAATGTTGCACTTTGTGCTATTGAAGAGGCTTATAATCAAGGAAAGGTTACTTGGAAAAAACCTTTATCCTGCCATTTGTACCCTATAAGAGTTCAAAATTACACAGAGTTTTCGGCAGTAAATTATCATAAATGGCAAATTTGTGATGACGCTTGTACTTTGGGTGAAGAATTAGGCGTTCCAGTCTATAAATTTGTAAAAGAAGCACTGATTAGGAAGTTTGGGGAAGACTGGTATGCAGAATTAGAAGCTGTTGCTTCATCAAAAAAATAA
- a CDS encoding toxin-antitoxin system YwqK family antitoxin yields the protein MKKLILVFAFLITVVSFAQEKQKRDLKLNKDTNLIEVVYYHDNGVVSQTGTYTVDGKLQGEWLSFDTAGKKTVSANYDNGEKVGKWIYWIDGIKKEVNYTNNVASL from the coding sequence ATGAAGAAATTAATTTTAGTTTTTGCCTTTTTAATTACTGTGGTATCTTTTGCTCAAGAAAAACAGAAGAGAGATTTAAAACTTAACAAAGACACTAATTTAATTGAAGTTGTTTATTATCATGACAATGGCGTTGTAAGTCAAACAGGAACTTATACGGTAGATGGTAAATTGCAAGGTGAGTGGTTAAGTTTTGACACAGCAGGTAAAAAAACAGTTTCTGCAAATTATGATAATGGTGAAAAAGTCGGCAAATGGATTTATTGGATTGACGGAATTAAAAAAGAAGTCAATTATACTAATAATGTTGCTTCGCTATAA
- a CDS encoding Na/Pi cotransporter family protein, with amino-acid sequence MNYGFTDVLQLLGALGLFLFGMKVMSDALLKLAGNKMRSILASMTSNRFLGIFTGFFITSVIQSSSATTLMVVSFSNAGLITLTEAISVIMGANIGTTITAWLITILGFKVSMSAIALPLVGLGFSFTFTKENKLKNWGNFIIGFAILFIGLQFLKESMPDIKNNPGILEFLSRYTDLGYLSILLFLLIGTILTVVIQSSSATMALTLIMTAEGWIPFELAAAMVLGENIGTTITANIAAFVSNYKAKQTARAHLLFNIIGVVWMLILFYPFLRFVVWLTQQFGSDSPYLNAAAIPVAISLFHTTFNILNTFLLVWFVKPIARLVEKMIPEKPDVVKAIDEPKFLTKSVLKYPETAISSLIKESKYVFKNAVFEIVAHALNIHREDIKSDLKLKRVIKKSNVLFDADIRTLYTTKIKYIYGKIISYATKAQSSLALSEAQNNEISEIKIANRKMVEIIKSVNELSRNITLYLNSENKFIKTEYNKLRKRVAKVLRVIYFFRTEKENNKYYKTLIKLKEEAKENKLNENLEINGLIRKDLITIDMASSLVNDNDNVNNVIEKLIEVAELLYGKKDSILENDIKKTPTN; translated from the coding sequence TTGAATTACGGTTTTACAGATGTTTTACAGCTTTTAGGTGCACTAGGTCTTTTTCTTTTTGGAATGAAAGTTATGAGTGATGCACTCTTAAAACTTGCAGGAAATAAGATGCGTTCTATTTTAGCTTCAATGACCTCAAATAGGTTTTTAGGAATCTTTACCGGGTTTTTCATCACATCCGTTATTCAATCATCTTCTGCAACAACATTAATGGTTGTTAGTTTTTCTAATGCAGGTCTAATTACTCTTACAGAAGCTATAAGTGTAATAATGGGAGCAAATATTGGGACTACAATTACAGCTTGGTTAATAACAATTCTCGGTTTTAAAGTAAGTATGAGTGCCATTGCATTACCATTAGTTGGTTTAGGCTTTTCATTCACATTTACAAAAGAAAATAAACTTAAAAATTGGGGAAATTTTATAATTGGTTTTGCCATTTTATTTATTGGACTTCAGTTTTTAAAAGAATCAATGCCCGATATAAAGAATAATCCAGGAATTCTGGAATTCTTGAGTAGATACACAGATTTAGGCTACTTATCTATTCTTTTGTTTTTATTAATAGGTACAATTTTAACCGTTGTTATTCAGTCGTCTAGTGCTACAATGGCTTTAACATTAATTATGACTGCAGAAGGCTGGATTCCGTTTGAGTTGGCTGCAGCAATGGTTTTAGGCGAGAATATTGGTACTACAATTACTGCAAATATTGCAGCTTTTGTTTCAAATTATAAAGCAAAACAAACAGCCAGGGCACATCTACTTTTTAATATAATAGGTGTAGTGTGGATGCTTATTTTGTTTTATCCCTTTTTAAGATTTGTGGTATGGTTAACACAACAATTTGGGTCTGATTCGCCATATCTTAATGCAGCAGCAATACCTGTAGCCATTTCGTTATTTCATACCACTTTTAATATTCTAAATACATTCTTATTGGTTTGGTTTGTTAAACCTATAGCAAGGTTAGTAGAAAAAATGATTCCAGAAAAGCCTGATGTAGTAAAGGCCATAGATGAGCCTAAGTTTTTAACAAAAAGTGTTTTAAAATACCCAGAAACTGCTATATCAAGCTTAATTAAAGAATCTAAATATGTATTTAAAAATGCAGTTTTTGAAATTGTTGCTCATGCTTTAAATATTCACAGAGAAGACATAAAATCTGATTTAAAATTAAAACGAGTTATAAAGAAATCTAACGTGTTATTTGATGCAGATATAAGAACTTTATATACCACTAAAATAAAATACATTTACGGAAAGATTATTAGTTATGCTACAAAGGCTCAAAGTTCGTTAGCTTTAAGTGAAGCCCAGAATAACGAAATAAGCGAAATAAAAATTGCCAACAGAAAAATGGTGGAGATAATTAAAAGCGTAAATGAATTAAGCAGAAATATTACGTTGTATTTAAACTCTGAAAATAAATTTATTAAAACAGAATACAATAAATTAAGAAAGCGTGTTGCAAAAGTACTTAGAGTGATTTATTTTTTTAGAACAGAAAAAGAAAATAACAAATATTACAAAACCCTTATTAAATTAAAGGAAGAAGCCAAAGAGAACAAGCTTAATGAAAATTTAGAAATCAATGGTTTAATAAGAAAAGATTTAATTACTATAGATATGGCTTCATCTTTAGTGAATGATAACGATAATGTTAACAATGTGATTGAAAAGCTAATTGAAGTAGCTGAATTACTTTATGGTAAAAAAGATTCAATTTTAGAAAATGACATTAAAAAAACACCTACTAATTAG